In the Salvelinus fontinalis isolate EN_2023a chromosome 34, ASM2944872v1, whole genome shotgun sequence genome, one interval contains:
- the LOC129832728 gene encoding interferon alpha-6-like produces MAIQTITWMSAFLCLVQVFSMPMPCQLQGQLVRTTHNLLRDMGGHFPLECLQENIVMSFPATAFATSGAPQLSSSGAKAIYETLKNIDTLFGTDELPTMWDQQKLEYFQNIIYRQIEESKCMMGSVDTSDYPIRAEGLKTYFGNIAAVLKEKNFSYCAWEVVRKELLYTLEFILKHNSDSLLWSNRT; encoded by the exons ATGGCAATTCAGACTATCACTTGGATGAGCGCCTTCCTCTGCCTTGTGCAAGTTTTCTCGATGCCCATGCCTTGCCAGCTACAAGGACAGCTGGTGCGaacaacccacaacctactgaGAGACAtg GGGGGTCATTTTCCTCTAGAGTGCCTGCAGGAGAATATCGTCATGTCATTCCCAGCCACCGCATTTGCAACCTCCGGCGCGCCACAG TTGAGCAGCAGTGGTGCGAAGGCAATTTATGAGACATTGAAGAACATCGACACATTGTTTGGAACCGACGAGCTGCCGACAATGTGGGACCAACAGAAGTTGGAGTATTTTCAGAACATTATCTACCGTCAGATTGAAGAGAGCAAATGT ATGATGGGCAGTGTGGATACAAGTGATTATCCCATCAGGGCAGAGGGCCTGAAGACGTACTTTGGGAACATTGCAGCAGTCCTAAAAGAAAAG AATTTCAGTTACTGCGCCTGGGAAGTGGTTCGAAAAGAGCTCCTATACACCCTAGAATTCATTCTGAAACATAACTCTGATAGCCTTCTGTGGTCCAACAGAACATGA
- the LOC129832729 gene encoding interferon a3-like yields the protein MGSISLWMCLVLTICTWHKTIGCTWMKTPPRSPSMFQVFSNNTITMLQKMGHEVSGEPQITFPDKQYRQVDNLKADEQIAFISQTLNAIKKLYSSGKYESTSSNQKGVDKFMNDLYRQTSELDQCVKAMKTRRSKSVKRVNKKMSLHFKFLMNYLKLAEYSASGWEDIRTVVLAHLRRLDMTLSSQ from the exons ATGGGTTCAATCAGCCTTTGGATGTGCTTGGTCCTGACGATTTGCACCTGGCATAAAACCATCGGATGCACTTGGATGAAGACACCGCCTCGGTCTCCGAGCATGTTCCAAGTGTTCAGCAACAACACCATAACGATGCTTCAGAAAATG GGTCATGAAGTCTCTGGAGAACCTCAGATCACTTTCCCTGACAAGCAATACAGACAAGTCGATAATTTAAAG GCTGACGAACAGATTGCATTCATTTCGCAAACTCTGAACGCTATAAAGAAATTGTACAGCAGTGGTAAATACGAGTCCACCTCCTCTAACCAGAAAGGAGTTGACAAGTTTATGAATGACCTCTATCGCCAGACCTCGGAGCTGGACCAATGC GTAAAGGCTATGAAAACTAGACGATCAAAATCTGTCAAAAGAGTGAACAAAAAGATGAGCCTTCACTTCAAATTCCTTATGAATTATTTGAAACTCGCG GAATATAGCGCAAGCGGATGGGAAGACATAAGGACAGTGGTACTGGCACACCTACGAAGACTAGACATGACATTAAGTAGCCAATGA
- the LOC129832848 gene encoding interferon alpha-like — protein sequence MATLNVSFVVHLLCVIVLYPVVYAKCSDQKQQTYYLSQTRQTLNDLAMERRPSGCIQEAEKIMVQRPTLSVEEGEKLWTLKLAFQLASELFQQNLTPVKWNTFKLRELQDLLARQNMTYSECVKDMRLHQNLPIENMVKNYFKQLGDFLSRERFSSCSWEVVRAEIRSILRDFYKKSKMPRKHV from the exons ATGGCAACTCTTAACGTGTCCTTTGTGGTACATCTTCTGTGTGTAATTGTTCTTTACCCGGTTGTGTATGCCAAATGCAGTGACCAAAAACAGCAAACGTATTATCTTTCTCAAACTCGCCAGACCCTCAATGATCTTGCCATG GAGAGGAGACCAAGCGGCTGTATCCAAGAGGCTGAAAAGATAATGGTCCAACGTCCAACGCTTTCCGTAGAG GAGGGGGAAAAGCTTTGGACACTGAAACTTGCGTTTCAACTAGCCAGCGAGCTCTTCCAACAAAACCTAACACCTGTGAAATGgaataccttcaaactcagggaGCTCCAAGACCTTCTTGCTCGACAAAATATGACCTACTCAGAATGT GTCAAAGACATGCGTCTGCATCAAAACCTTCCAATTGAAAATATGGTTAAGAACTACTTCAAACAGCTGGGCGACTTTCTTTCACGTGAG CGTTTCAGCTCCTGCTCATGGGAGGTCGTGAGAGCTGAAATCCGGAGCATCCTGAGGGATTTTTACAAGAAATCAAAAATGCCAAGAAAACATGTGTGA